In Drosophila subpulchrella strain 33 F10 #4 breed RU33 chromosome 3R, RU_Dsub_v1.1 Primary Assembly, whole genome shotgun sequence, the following are encoded in one genomic region:
- the LOC119552826 gene encoding very low-density lipoprotein receptor isoform X5, whose product MHKIDLSVLIVISLAWSFRSGQSLEPKCDEKQFQCQSGDCIPIRFVCDGDADCKDHSDEQIKECKFIEATCSSDQFRCGNGNCIPNKWRCDQESDCADGSDEANELCRARTCSPDEYACKSGEGQCVPLAWMCDQSKDCSDGSDEHNCNQTCRADEFTCGNGRCIQKRWKCDHDDDCGDGSDEKECPVVPCDSVAEHTCTNGACIAKRWVCDGDPDCSDGSDERSCANVTKTTTPCLPHEYQCKDRITCLHHSWLCDGDRDCPDGDDEHTANCKNVTCRADQFQCGDRSCVPGHLTCNGDKDCADGSDERDCGLSLSLGVAQGTCNTTSEFDCGGGQCIPLSKVCDKRKDCPDGEDEPAGKCGINECASKNGGCMHQCVDLKVGHHCQCHEGYTLSSDKRNCQDINECDVPGRCSQICINEIGGFKCECEAGYMRDPKNHTRCKASEGHASLLLARRHDIRKIALDHMEMTSIVNSTKAATALDFVFRTGMIFWSDVTTQSIYKAPIDEGNEKTVVLTKSSVTSDGLAVDWIYNHVYYTDTHKCTIELTNFEGTMGKVLVEDSLDIPRSIALDPIEGWMYWSDWGASPRIERAGMDGSHRTTIISYDVKWPNGITLDLVRKRIYWVDGKLNVISSANYDGSQRSQVLYSGEYLRHPFSITTFEDYVYWTDWDKQAVFKANKFTGEDVEPVTAMHMLQHPMVVHVYHPYRQPDGVNHCQSVNGHCSHLCLPAPRINDRSPRISCACPTGLKLMADGLMCVEDPLYVAPVTKPPRARKTKPRPKSPRRRLPTGVQVGHADIRIGINDDLQLSTRLPLLATTFVADQRPVKNQTQIEKTTTPSEQPDSGFIALVVIASLSGLAVLLSVLLLIGYRYCSKRRINSMNFENPIYRKTTTTEDHFSLRKNLPARIYDHTSVMDEEYSPVIGISSY is encoded by the exons GGCAATCCCTGGAGCCCAAGTGCGATGAGAAGCAGTTCCAGTGCCAGAGCGGCGACTGCATCCCCATTCGATTCGTTTGCGACGGCGATGCGGACTGCAAGGATCACAGCGATGAGCAGATTAAGGAGTGCAAGTTCATAG AGGCCACTTGCTCGTCGGACCAATTCCGCTGCGGGAATGGCAACTGCATACCGAACAAATGGCGCTGCGATCAGGAGAGCGATTGTGCCGATGGCTCCGACGAAGCCAACGAGTTGTGCA GAGCCCGCACCTGTTCACCGGATGAATACGCCTGCAAGAGCGGCGAGGGGCAGTGTGTTCCTTTGGCCTGGATGTGCGACCAGAGCAAGGACTGCAGCGATGGCTCCGATGAGCACAACTGCA ACCAGACCTGTCGCGCCGACGAGTTCACCTGCGGCAATGGGCGGTGCATCCAGAAGCGGTGGAAGTGCGACCACGACGACGACTGTGGCGACGGATCGGATGAGAAGGAGTGCCCGGTGGTGCCCTGCGACTCCGTGGCGGAGCACACCTGCACGAATGGAGCCTGCATCGCCAAGCGGTGGGTCTGCGACGGCGATCCGGACTGCTCCGACGGCTCCGATGAGCGG TCCTGTGCGAATGTGACCAAGACGACCACGCCTTGCCTGCCGCACGAGTACCAGTGCAAAGACCGCATCACCTGCCTCCATCACAGCTGGCTCTGCGATGGTGACCGCGACTGTCCCGACGGCGATGACGAGCACACGGCGAACTGCAAGAATGTTACCTGTCGGGCGGATCAGTTCCAGTGCGGCGATCGCAGCTGCGTTCCGGGTCATCTCACCTGCAACGGGGACAAGGATTGCGCCGATGGCAGTGACGAGCGGGATTGTGGACTTAGTCTGAGTTTGGGAGTGGCCCAAGGGACATGCAACACCACCAGTGAATTCGACTGTGGAGGAGGTCAATGCATTCCCCTCTCGAAGGTCTGCGACAAGCGGAAGGATTGTCCGGATGGCGAGGATGAGCCCGCTGGCAAGTGCGGGATCAACGAGTGTGCCTCCAAGAACGGAGGATGCATGCACCAGTGCGTGGATCTGAAGGTGGGTCACCACTGCCAGTGCCACGAGGGCTACACTTTATCCTCGGATAAGAGAAACTGCCAGGACATCAACGAGTGCGATGTCCCCGGACGGTGCTCCCAAATCTGCATCAACGAAATTGGAGGCTTCAAGTGCGAGTGCGAGGCGGGCTATATGAGGGATCCCAAGAATCACACCAGGTGCAAGGCCAGCGAAGGACATGCCTCGCTGCTCCTGGCCAGGCGTCATGATATCCGGAAAATAGCCCTCGACCACATGGAAATGACTTCCATAGTGAACAGTACAAAGGCAGCCACTGCCCTGGACTTTGTGTTCCGCACGGGGATGATCTTCTGGAGCGATGTGACCACGCAGAGTATCTACAAGGCTCCCATTGATGAGGGTAATGAGAAAACGGTGGTGCTGACCAAATCCTCGGTGACCTCGGATGGCCTGGCTGTGGACTGGATCTACAACCACGTCTACTACACGGACACCCACAAGTGCACCATCGAACTGACCAACTTCGAGGGCACTATGGGCAAGGTCCTGGTGGAGGACTCTCTGGACATTCCGCGTTCCATTGCCCTGGATCCCATTGAGGGATGGATGTACTGGTCCGACTGGGGCGCCTCTCCCCGCATCGAAAGAGCGGGAATGGATGGCTCCCACCGCACCACCATCATTAGCTACGATGTCAAATGGCCCAATGGTATTACCTTGGATTTGGTGCGAAAGCGCATCTACTGGGTGGACGGAAAACTCAACGTCATCTCATCGGCGAACTACGATGGCTCCCAGAGGAGCCAGGTTCTCTATTCCGGCGAGTACCTGCGTCATCCCTTCTCGATCACCACCTTCGAGGATTACGTCTACTGGACCGACTGGGACAAACAGGCGGTGTTCAAGGCCAACAAGTTCACCGGAGAGGATGTGGAGCCCGTCACTGCAATGCACATG CTCCAGCATCCGATGGTAGTCCACGTATACCATCCGTACCGCCAGCCAGATGGCGTGAATCACTGCCAGTCGGTGAATGGCCACTGCTCTCATCTCTGCCTGCCAGCTCCCAGGATCAATGACCGGAGTCCTCGCATTTCCTGCGCCTGTCCCACGGGTCTGAAGCTGATGGCCGATGGCCTCATGTGTGTCGAAGATC CTCTTTATGTGGCTCCAGTCACGAAACCCCCACGAGCCCGCAAAACGAAACCCAGACCGAAATCCCCGCGACGACGACTGCCCACGGGTGTCCAAGTGGGTCATGCTGACATTCGGATCGGGATTAACGATGATCTCCAGCTGAGCACCAGGCTGCCCCTGTTGGCCACGACTTTCG TTGCCGACCAGCGTCCAGTGAAGAACCAGACCCAAATCGAAAAGACCACAACGCCCAGTGAGCAGCCGGATTCCGGCTTTATTGCGCTGGTGGTCATAGCCAGTCTCAGTGGGTTGGCAGTCCTGCTATCGGTG CTCCTGCTCATTGGTTACCGCTACTGCAGCAAGCGACGCATCAACTCGATGAACTTTGAGAATCCCATCTACCGCAAAACCACCACCACAGAGGATCATTTCAGTCTCCGGAAAAACCTACCGGCACGGATTTACGATCACACCAGTGTCATGGATGAGGAG TACTCCCCCGTCATAGGCATATCCTCGTATTAG
- the LOC119552826 gene encoding low-density lipoprotein receptor isoform X7, whose product MIRIWCLLFVASLLHTQGHSFRALTINEATCSSDQFRCGNGNCIPNKWRCDQESDCADGSDEANELCMNACPNNEFKCQTVDQCIPRSWLCDGSNDCRDKSDEAHCNQTCRADEFTCGNGRCIQKRWKCDHDDDCGDGSDEKECPVVPCDSVAEHTCTNGACIAKRWVCDGDPDCSDGSDERSCANVTKTTTPCLPHEYQCKDRITCLHHSWLCDGDRDCPDGDDEHTANCKNVTCRADQFQCGDRSCVPGHLTCNGDKDCADGSDERDCGLSLSLGVAQGTCNTTSEFDCGGGQCIPLSKVCDKRKDCPDGEDEPAGKCGINECASKNGGCMHQCVDLKVGHHCQCHEGYTLSSDKRNCQDINECDVPGRCSQICINEIGGFKCECEAGYMRDPKNHTRCKASEGHASLLLARRHDIRKIALDHMEMTSIVNSTKAATALDFVFRTGMIFWSDVTTQSIYKAPIDEGNEKTVVLTKSSVTSDGLAVDWIYNHVYYTDTHKCTIELTNFEGTMGKVLVEDSLDIPRSIALDPIEGWMYWSDWGASPRIERAGMDGSHRTTIISYDVKWPNGITLDLVRKRIYWVDGKLNVISSANYDGSQRSQVLYSGEYLRHPFSITTFEDYVYWTDWDKQAVFKANKFTGEDVEPVTAMHMLQHPMVVHVYHPYRQPDGVNHCQSVNGHCSHLCLPAPRINDRSPRISCACPTGLKLMADGLMCVEDPLYVAPVTKPPRARKTKPRPKSPRRRLPTGVQVGHADIRIGINDDLQLSTRLPLLATTFVADQRPVKNQTQIEKTTTPSEQPDSGFIALVVIASLSGLAVLLSVLLLIGYRYCSKRRINSMNFENPIYRKTTTTEDHFSLRKNLPARIYDHTSVMDEEYSPVIGISSY is encoded by the exons ATGATTCGCATTTGGTGTTTACTCTTCGTTGCCAGTTTGCTGCACACTCAGGGCCACAGTTTTCGCGCTCTGACCATAAACG AGGCCACTTGCTCGTCGGACCAATTCCGCTGCGGGAATGGCAACTGCATACCGAACAAATGGCGCTGCGATCAGGAGAGCGATTGTGCCGATGGCTCCGACGAAGCCAACGAGTTGTGCA TGAACGCCTGTCCCAACAACGAGTTCAAATGCCAAACGGTCGACCAGTGCATTCCGCGCAGCTGGCTCTGCGATGGCAGCAACGATTGCCGCGACAAGTCCGATGAGGCCCACTGCA ACCAGACCTGTCGCGCCGACGAGTTCACCTGCGGCAATGGGCGGTGCATCCAGAAGCGGTGGAAGTGCGACCACGACGACGACTGTGGCGACGGATCGGATGAGAAGGAGTGCCCGGTGGTGCCCTGCGACTCCGTGGCGGAGCACACCTGCACGAATGGAGCCTGCATCGCCAAGCGGTGGGTCTGCGACGGCGATCCGGACTGCTCCGACGGCTCCGATGAGCGG TCCTGTGCGAATGTGACCAAGACGACCACGCCTTGCCTGCCGCACGAGTACCAGTGCAAAGACCGCATCACCTGCCTCCATCACAGCTGGCTCTGCGATGGTGACCGCGACTGTCCCGACGGCGATGACGAGCACACGGCGAACTGCAAGAATGTTACCTGTCGGGCGGATCAGTTCCAGTGCGGCGATCGCAGCTGCGTTCCGGGTCATCTCACCTGCAACGGGGACAAGGATTGCGCCGATGGCAGTGACGAGCGGGATTGTGGACTTAGTCTGAGTTTGGGAGTGGCCCAAGGGACATGCAACACCACCAGTGAATTCGACTGTGGAGGAGGTCAATGCATTCCCCTCTCGAAGGTCTGCGACAAGCGGAAGGATTGTCCGGATGGCGAGGATGAGCCCGCTGGCAAGTGCGGGATCAACGAGTGTGCCTCCAAGAACGGAGGATGCATGCACCAGTGCGTGGATCTGAAGGTGGGTCACCACTGCCAGTGCCACGAGGGCTACACTTTATCCTCGGATAAGAGAAACTGCCAGGACATCAACGAGTGCGATGTCCCCGGACGGTGCTCCCAAATCTGCATCAACGAAATTGGAGGCTTCAAGTGCGAGTGCGAGGCGGGCTATATGAGGGATCCCAAGAATCACACCAGGTGCAAGGCCAGCGAAGGACATGCCTCGCTGCTCCTGGCCAGGCGTCATGATATCCGGAAAATAGCCCTCGACCACATGGAAATGACTTCCATAGTGAACAGTACAAAGGCAGCCACTGCCCTGGACTTTGTGTTCCGCACGGGGATGATCTTCTGGAGCGATGTGACCACGCAGAGTATCTACAAGGCTCCCATTGATGAGGGTAATGAGAAAACGGTGGTGCTGACCAAATCCTCGGTGACCTCGGATGGCCTGGCTGTGGACTGGATCTACAACCACGTCTACTACACGGACACCCACAAGTGCACCATCGAACTGACCAACTTCGAGGGCACTATGGGCAAGGTCCTGGTGGAGGACTCTCTGGACATTCCGCGTTCCATTGCCCTGGATCCCATTGAGGGATGGATGTACTGGTCCGACTGGGGCGCCTCTCCCCGCATCGAAAGAGCGGGAATGGATGGCTCCCACCGCACCACCATCATTAGCTACGATGTCAAATGGCCCAATGGTATTACCTTGGATTTGGTGCGAAAGCGCATCTACTGGGTGGACGGAAAACTCAACGTCATCTCATCGGCGAACTACGATGGCTCCCAGAGGAGCCAGGTTCTCTATTCCGGCGAGTACCTGCGTCATCCCTTCTCGATCACCACCTTCGAGGATTACGTCTACTGGACCGACTGGGACAAACAGGCGGTGTTCAAGGCCAACAAGTTCACCGGAGAGGATGTGGAGCCCGTCACTGCAATGCACATG CTCCAGCATCCGATGGTAGTCCACGTATACCATCCGTACCGCCAGCCAGATGGCGTGAATCACTGCCAGTCGGTGAATGGCCACTGCTCTCATCTCTGCCTGCCAGCTCCCAGGATCAATGACCGGAGTCCTCGCATTTCCTGCGCCTGTCCCACGGGTCTGAAGCTGATGGCCGATGGCCTCATGTGTGTCGAAGATC CTCTTTATGTGGCTCCAGTCACGAAACCCCCACGAGCCCGCAAAACGAAACCCAGACCGAAATCCCCGCGACGACGACTGCCCACGGGTGTCCAAGTGGGTCATGCTGACATTCGGATCGGGATTAACGATGATCTCCAGCTGAGCACCAGGCTGCCCCTGTTGGCCACGACTTTCG TTGCCGACCAGCGTCCAGTGAAGAACCAGACCCAAATCGAAAAGACCACAACGCCCAGTGAGCAGCCGGATTCCGGCTTTATTGCGCTGGTGGTCATAGCCAGTCTCAGTGGGTTGGCAGTCCTGCTATCGGTG CTCCTGCTCATTGGTTACCGCTACTGCAGCAAGCGACGCATCAACTCGATGAACTTTGAGAATCCCATCTACCGCAAAACCACCACCACAGAGGATCATTTCAGTCTCCGGAAAAACCTACCGGCACGGATTTACGATCACACCAGTGTCATGGATGAGGAG TACTCCCCCGTCATAGGCATATCCTCGTATTAG
- the LOC119552826 gene encoding low-density lipoprotein receptor isoform X6 → MIRIWCLLFVASLLHTQGHSFRALTINEATCSSDQFRCGNGNCIPNKWRCDQESDCADGSDEANELCRARTCSPDEYACKSGEGQCVPLAWMCDQSKDCSDGSDEHNCNQTCRADEFTCGNGRCIQKRWKCDHDDDCGDGSDEKECPVVPCDSVAEHTCTNGACIAKRWVCDGDPDCSDGSDERSCANVTKTTTPCLPHEYQCKDRITCLHHSWLCDGDRDCPDGDDEHTANCKNVTCRADQFQCGDRSCVPGHLTCNGDKDCADGSDERDCGLSLSLGVAQGTCNTTSEFDCGGGQCIPLSKVCDKRKDCPDGEDEPAGKCGINECASKNGGCMHQCVDLKVGHHCQCHEGYTLSSDKRNCQDINECDVPGRCSQICINEIGGFKCECEAGYMRDPKNHTRCKASEGHASLLLARRHDIRKIALDHMEMTSIVNSTKAATALDFVFRTGMIFWSDVTTQSIYKAPIDEGNEKTVVLTKSSVTSDGLAVDWIYNHVYYTDTHKCTIELTNFEGTMGKVLVEDSLDIPRSIALDPIEGWMYWSDWGASPRIERAGMDGSHRTTIISYDVKWPNGITLDLVRKRIYWVDGKLNVISSANYDGSQRSQVLYSGEYLRHPFSITTFEDYVYWTDWDKQAVFKANKFTGEDVEPVTAMHMLQHPMVVHVYHPYRQPDGVNHCQSVNGHCSHLCLPAPRINDRSPRISCACPTGLKLMADGLMCVEDPLYVAPVTKPPRARKTKPRPKSPRRRLPTGVQVGHADIRIGINDDLQLSTRLPLLATTFVADQRPVKNQTQIEKTTTPSEQPDSGFIALVVIASLSGLAVLLSVLLLIGYRYCSKRRINSMNFENPIYRKTTTTEDHFSLRKNLPARIYDHTSVMDEEYSPVIGISSY, encoded by the exons ATGATTCGCATTTGGTGTTTACTCTTCGTTGCCAGTTTGCTGCACACTCAGGGCCACAGTTTTCGCGCTCTGACCATAAACG AGGCCACTTGCTCGTCGGACCAATTCCGCTGCGGGAATGGCAACTGCATACCGAACAAATGGCGCTGCGATCAGGAGAGCGATTGTGCCGATGGCTCCGACGAAGCCAACGAGTTGTGCA GAGCCCGCACCTGTTCACCGGATGAATACGCCTGCAAGAGCGGCGAGGGGCAGTGTGTTCCTTTGGCCTGGATGTGCGACCAGAGCAAGGACTGCAGCGATGGCTCCGATGAGCACAACTGCA ACCAGACCTGTCGCGCCGACGAGTTCACCTGCGGCAATGGGCGGTGCATCCAGAAGCGGTGGAAGTGCGACCACGACGACGACTGTGGCGACGGATCGGATGAGAAGGAGTGCCCGGTGGTGCCCTGCGACTCCGTGGCGGAGCACACCTGCACGAATGGAGCCTGCATCGCCAAGCGGTGGGTCTGCGACGGCGATCCGGACTGCTCCGACGGCTCCGATGAGCGG TCCTGTGCGAATGTGACCAAGACGACCACGCCTTGCCTGCCGCACGAGTACCAGTGCAAAGACCGCATCACCTGCCTCCATCACAGCTGGCTCTGCGATGGTGACCGCGACTGTCCCGACGGCGATGACGAGCACACGGCGAACTGCAAGAATGTTACCTGTCGGGCGGATCAGTTCCAGTGCGGCGATCGCAGCTGCGTTCCGGGTCATCTCACCTGCAACGGGGACAAGGATTGCGCCGATGGCAGTGACGAGCGGGATTGTGGACTTAGTCTGAGTTTGGGAGTGGCCCAAGGGACATGCAACACCACCAGTGAATTCGACTGTGGAGGAGGTCAATGCATTCCCCTCTCGAAGGTCTGCGACAAGCGGAAGGATTGTCCGGATGGCGAGGATGAGCCCGCTGGCAAGTGCGGGATCAACGAGTGTGCCTCCAAGAACGGAGGATGCATGCACCAGTGCGTGGATCTGAAGGTGGGTCACCACTGCCAGTGCCACGAGGGCTACACTTTATCCTCGGATAAGAGAAACTGCCAGGACATCAACGAGTGCGATGTCCCCGGACGGTGCTCCCAAATCTGCATCAACGAAATTGGAGGCTTCAAGTGCGAGTGCGAGGCGGGCTATATGAGGGATCCCAAGAATCACACCAGGTGCAAGGCCAGCGAAGGACATGCCTCGCTGCTCCTGGCCAGGCGTCATGATATCCGGAAAATAGCCCTCGACCACATGGAAATGACTTCCATAGTGAACAGTACAAAGGCAGCCACTGCCCTGGACTTTGTGTTCCGCACGGGGATGATCTTCTGGAGCGATGTGACCACGCAGAGTATCTACAAGGCTCCCATTGATGAGGGTAATGAGAAAACGGTGGTGCTGACCAAATCCTCGGTGACCTCGGATGGCCTGGCTGTGGACTGGATCTACAACCACGTCTACTACACGGACACCCACAAGTGCACCATCGAACTGACCAACTTCGAGGGCACTATGGGCAAGGTCCTGGTGGAGGACTCTCTGGACATTCCGCGTTCCATTGCCCTGGATCCCATTGAGGGATGGATGTACTGGTCCGACTGGGGCGCCTCTCCCCGCATCGAAAGAGCGGGAATGGATGGCTCCCACCGCACCACCATCATTAGCTACGATGTCAAATGGCCCAATGGTATTACCTTGGATTTGGTGCGAAAGCGCATCTACTGGGTGGACGGAAAACTCAACGTCATCTCATCGGCGAACTACGATGGCTCCCAGAGGAGCCAGGTTCTCTATTCCGGCGAGTACCTGCGTCATCCCTTCTCGATCACCACCTTCGAGGATTACGTCTACTGGACCGACTGGGACAAACAGGCGGTGTTCAAGGCCAACAAGTTCACCGGAGAGGATGTGGAGCCCGTCACTGCAATGCACATG CTCCAGCATCCGATGGTAGTCCACGTATACCATCCGTACCGCCAGCCAGATGGCGTGAATCACTGCCAGTCGGTGAATGGCCACTGCTCTCATCTCTGCCTGCCAGCTCCCAGGATCAATGACCGGAGTCCTCGCATTTCCTGCGCCTGTCCCACGGGTCTGAAGCTGATGGCCGATGGCCTCATGTGTGTCGAAGATC CTCTTTATGTGGCTCCAGTCACGAAACCCCCACGAGCCCGCAAAACGAAACCCAGACCGAAATCCCCGCGACGACGACTGCCCACGGGTGTCCAAGTGGGTCATGCTGACATTCGGATCGGGATTAACGATGATCTCCAGCTGAGCACCAGGCTGCCCCTGTTGGCCACGACTTTCG TTGCCGACCAGCGTCCAGTGAAGAACCAGACCCAAATCGAAAAGACCACAACGCCCAGTGAGCAGCCGGATTCCGGCTTTATTGCGCTGGTGGTCATAGCCAGTCTCAGTGGGTTGGCAGTCCTGCTATCGGTG CTCCTGCTCATTGGTTACCGCTACTGCAGCAAGCGACGCATCAACTCGATGAACTTTGAGAATCCCATCTACCGCAAAACCACCACCACAGAGGATCATTTCAGTCTCCGGAAAAACCTACCGGCACGGATTTACGATCACACCAGTGTCATGGATGAGGAG TACTCCCCCGTCATAGGCATATCCTCGTATTAG
- the LOC119552826 gene encoding very low-density lipoprotein receptor isoform X8: MHKIDLSVLIVISLAWSFRSGQSLEPKCDEKQFQCQSGDCIPIRFVCDGDADCKDHSDEQIKECKFIEATCSSDQFRCGNGNCIPNKWRCDQESDCADGSDEANELCMNACPNNEFKCQTVDQCIPRSWLCDGSNDCRDKSDEAHCNQTCRADEFTCGNGRCIQKRWKCDHDDDCGDGSDEKECPVVPCDSVAEHTCTNGACIAKRWVCDGDPDCSDGSDERSCANVTKTTTPCLPHEYQCKDRITCLHHSWLCDGDRDCPDGDDEHTANCKNVTCRADQFQCGDRSCVPGHLTCNGDKDCADGSDERDCGLSLSLGVAQGTCNTTSEFDCGGGQCIPLSKVCDKRKDCPDGEDEPAGKCGINECASKNGGCMHQCVDLKVGHHCQCHEGYTLSSDKRNCQDINECDVPGRCSQICINEIGGFKCECEAGYMRDPKNHTRCKASEGHASLLLARRHDIRKIALDHMEMTSIVNSTKAATALDFVFRTGMIFWSDVTTQSIYKAPIDEGNEKTVVLTKSSVTSDGLAVDWIYNHVYYTDTHKCTIELTNFEGTMGKVLVEDSLDIPRSIALDPIEGWMYWSDWGASPRIERAGMDGSHRTTIISYDVKWPNGITLDLVRKRIYWVDGKLNVISSANYDGSQRSQVLYSGEYLRHPFSITTFEDYVYWTDWDKQAVFKANKFTGEDVEPVTAMHMLQHPMVVHVYHPYRQPDGVNHCQSVNGHCSHLCLPAPRINDRSPRISCACPTGLKLMADGLMCVEDLADQRPVKNQTQIEKTTTPSEQPDSGFIALVVIASLSGLAVLLSVLLLIGYRYCSKRRINSMNFENPIYRKTTTTEDHFSLRKNLPARIYDHTSVMDEEYSPVIGISSY, from the exons GGCAATCCCTGGAGCCCAAGTGCGATGAGAAGCAGTTCCAGTGCCAGAGCGGCGACTGCATCCCCATTCGATTCGTTTGCGACGGCGATGCGGACTGCAAGGATCACAGCGATGAGCAGATTAAGGAGTGCAAGTTCATAG AGGCCACTTGCTCGTCGGACCAATTCCGCTGCGGGAATGGCAACTGCATACCGAACAAATGGCGCTGCGATCAGGAGAGCGATTGTGCCGATGGCTCCGACGAAGCCAACGAGTTGTGCA TGAACGCCTGTCCCAACAACGAGTTCAAATGCCAAACGGTCGACCAGTGCATTCCGCGCAGCTGGCTCTGCGATGGCAGCAACGATTGCCGCGACAAGTCCGATGAGGCCCACTGCA ACCAGACCTGTCGCGCCGACGAGTTCACCTGCGGCAATGGGCGGTGCATCCAGAAGCGGTGGAAGTGCGACCACGACGACGACTGTGGCGACGGATCGGATGAGAAGGAGTGCCCGGTGGTGCCCTGCGACTCCGTGGCGGAGCACACCTGCACGAATGGAGCCTGCATCGCCAAGCGGTGGGTCTGCGACGGCGATCCGGACTGCTCCGACGGCTCCGATGAGCGG TCCTGTGCGAATGTGACCAAGACGACCACGCCTTGCCTGCCGCACGAGTACCAGTGCAAAGACCGCATCACCTGCCTCCATCACAGCTGGCTCTGCGATGGTGACCGCGACTGTCCCGACGGCGATGACGAGCACACGGCGAACTGCAAGAATGTTACCTGTCGGGCGGATCAGTTCCAGTGCGGCGATCGCAGCTGCGTTCCGGGTCATCTCACCTGCAACGGGGACAAGGATTGCGCCGATGGCAGTGACGAGCGGGATTGTGGACTTAGTCTGAGTTTGGGAGTGGCCCAAGGGACATGCAACACCACCAGTGAATTCGACTGTGGAGGAGGTCAATGCATTCCCCTCTCGAAGGTCTGCGACAAGCGGAAGGATTGTCCGGATGGCGAGGATGAGCCCGCTGGCAAGTGCGGGATCAACGAGTGTGCCTCCAAGAACGGAGGATGCATGCACCAGTGCGTGGATCTGAAGGTGGGTCACCACTGCCAGTGCCACGAGGGCTACACTTTATCCTCGGATAAGAGAAACTGCCAGGACATCAACGAGTGCGATGTCCCCGGACGGTGCTCCCAAATCTGCATCAACGAAATTGGAGGCTTCAAGTGCGAGTGCGAGGCGGGCTATATGAGGGATCCCAAGAATCACACCAGGTGCAAGGCCAGCGAAGGACATGCCTCGCTGCTCCTGGCCAGGCGTCATGATATCCGGAAAATAGCCCTCGACCACATGGAAATGACTTCCATAGTGAACAGTACAAAGGCAGCCACTGCCCTGGACTTTGTGTTCCGCACGGGGATGATCTTCTGGAGCGATGTGACCACGCAGAGTATCTACAAGGCTCCCATTGATGAGGGTAATGAGAAAACGGTGGTGCTGACCAAATCCTCGGTGACCTCGGATGGCCTGGCTGTGGACTGGATCTACAACCACGTCTACTACACGGACACCCACAAGTGCACCATCGAACTGACCAACTTCGAGGGCACTATGGGCAAGGTCCTGGTGGAGGACTCTCTGGACATTCCGCGTTCCATTGCCCTGGATCCCATTGAGGGATGGATGTACTGGTCCGACTGGGGCGCCTCTCCCCGCATCGAAAGAGCGGGAATGGATGGCTCCCACCGCACCACCATCATTAGCTACGATGTCAAATGGCCCAATGGTATTACCTTGGATTTGGTGCGAAAGCGCATCTACTGGGTGGACGGAAAACTCAACGTCATCTCATCGGCGAACTACGATGGCTCCCAGAGGAGCCAGGTTCTCTATTCCGGCGAGTACCTGCGTCATCCCTTCTCGATCACCACCTTCGAGGATTACGTCTACTGGACCGACTGGGACAAACAGGCGGTGTTCAAGGCCAACAAGTTCACCGGAGAGGATGTGGAGCCCGTCACTGCAATGCACATG CTCCAGCATCCGATGGTAGTCCACGTATACCATCCGTACCGCCAGCCAGATGGCGTGAATCACTGCCAGTCGGTGAATGGCCACTGCTCTCATCTCTGCCTGCCAGCTCCCAGGATCAATGACCGGAGTCCTCGCATTTCCTGCGCCTGTCCCACGGGTCTGAAGCTGATGGCCGATGGCCTCATGTGTGTCGAAGATC TTGCCGACCAGCGTCCAGTGAAGAACCAGACCCAAATCGAAAAGACCACAACGCCCAGTGAGCAGCCGGATTCCGGCTTTATTGCGCTGGTGGTCATAGCCAGTCTCAGTGGGTTGGCAGTCCTGCTATCGGTG CTCCTGCTCATTGGTTACCGCTACTGCAGCAAGCGACGCATCAACTCGATGAACTTTGAGAATCCCATCTACCGCAAAACCACCACCACAGAGGATCATTTCAGTCTCCGGAAAAACCTACCGGCACGGATTTACGATCACACCAGTGTCATGGATGAGGAG TACTCCCCCGTCATAGGCATATCCTCGTATTAG